In Triplophysa rosa linkage group LG7, Trosa_1v2, whole genome shotgun sequence, the following proteins share a genomic window:
- the endou gene encoding uridylate-specific endoribonuclease A, protein MTIKSIVVGKQHLDNNNNSCIGSSENVPIYIIALIALLICFPLQFLFKFGVLFLSDFGLLPFLSVCLCSQCPVLSSFVLYASISLTATALTSVTDPEIKSLSETLYRLDSNRATASQLVIDPQEEIPDSETSSQSDLASRPLFKYVNEGTLFSKPTYKALLNLLDNYKRATGDAEDVPSQETQEQDTFLRETMLNTELGRELYNFLHSKGAYASQNEFIQDLKMMWFGLYSRSKGKLDSSGFEHVFVGEIKGGKVSGFHNWLQFYRNEKQGLLDYYSYSFDGPWTTYPDVLGMQFEWDGYFKPVGSAFIGSSPEFDLAIYTLCYITRPGKLCRVSLEGNIQAIQTYTWDNSSYGDGKKYIASAYPATP, encoded by the exons CAACATctagacaacaacaacaacagttgTATAGGTTCCTCAGAAAATGTACCAATTTACATAATTGCACTAATTGCTCTGTTAATTTGCTTTCCATTACAATTCCTTTTTAAATTCGGAGTGCTCTTCCTCTCTGACTTCGGTCtccttccctttctgtcagtctgtttatgCTCTCAATGCCCTGTTTTATCCTCATTTGTGCTTTATGCATCCATTTCTCTTACAGCTACAGCGTTAACCAGCGTCACTGATCCTGAGATTAAATCTCTGTCTGAGACGCTGTACAGGTTGGACTCTAACAGGGCCACGGCCTCACAGCTGGTTATTGACCCGCAGGAAGAGATCCCCGACTCTGAAACCAGCTCTCAGAGTGACCTCGCATCACGCCC ATTATTTAAGTATGTGAACGAGGGTACATTGTTCTCCAAGCCCACATACAAAGCTCTCCTAAATCTGCTGGATAACTATAAAAGGGCGACAGGAGATGCTGAGGATGTCCCCTCTCAGGAGACGCAAGAGCAGGACACATTTCTTAGAGAGACAATGTTGAACACTGAACTGGGCAGAGAGCTCTATAATTTCCTTCACTCTAAAG GTGCATACGCATCACAGAATGAGTTCATCCAGGATCTAAAGATGATGTGGTTCGGCCTTTACTCTCGATCTAAAGGCAAGCTTGATTCGAGCGGATTTGAGCACGTCTTTGTAG GGGAAATTAAGGGTGGTAAGGTGTCTGGTTTTCACAACTGGCTGCAGTTCTATCGGAATGAGAAACAGGGACTCTTGGATTACTACAGCTACAGTTTTGATGGCCCT TGGACCACATATCCTGATGTGTTGGGAATGCAGTTCGAATGGGACGGATATTTTAAGCCGGTTGGATCTGCTTTTATTGGCTCTAGTCCTGAATTTGATCTGGCTATCTACACTCTCTGCTACATCACTCGTCCAGGCAAATT ATGTCGTGTGAGTCTTGAAGGAAACATTCAAGCCATTCAGACCTACACATGGGACAATAGCAGTTATGGGGATGGAAAGAAGTACATTGCCTCTGCCTACCCTGCAACACCCTGA
- the sumf1 gene encoding formylglycine-generating enzyme translates to MASVLLNRFGVLFLCIFPACCDTGELLLEQCTPSSESQGTGCGCQGLKRDGAVDISDENNLKHHDGANVYSEKANETPHAPEHDVRSKLVHLQGGWFMMGTDDPGIPQDGEGPQRRVWVDPFYIEEHEVTNQQFQHFTNQTGYITEAERFGDSFVFEGLLNEKVKSTLSHAVAAAPWWSPVKGADWRHPEGPDSTTKHRMNHPVLHVSWADTQSYCRWAERRLPTEAEWEFACRGGLQDRLYPWGNNLMPRGQHYANLWQGDFPTRNTAEDGYANTSPVMSFPANGFGLYDMVGNAWEWTADWWNIHHNTEEKKNPKGPESGIDRVKKGGSYMCHKSYCYRYRCAARSQNTPDSSASNLGFRCVSDPDP, encoded by the exons ATGGCATCAGTATTATTAAATCGTTTTGGGGTTTTGTTTCTCTGCATTTTTCCAGCATGTTGTGATACAGGCGAGCTTTTGTTGGAACAGTGTACGCCGTCCTCGGAGTCACAGGGTACAGGCTGTGGCTGTCAGGGACTGAAAAGGGATGGGGCTGTTGACATAAGTGACGAAAACAACCTAAAACATCACGATGGCGCAAATGTATACTCCGAAAAAGCAAACGAAACACCCCACGCACCAGAACATGATGTACGCAGCAAG TTGGTGCACCTGCAGGGAGGTTGGTTTATGATGGGTACTGATGATCCAGGAATACCACAGGATGGAGAGGGTCCTCAGAGGAGAGTGTGGGTGGACCCTTTTTACATTGAAGAACATGAGGTCACGAACCAGCAGTTCCAACACTTCACTAACCAGACAGGCTACATCACAGAG GCCGAGCGTTTTGGTGACTCCTTTGTTTTTGAGGGACTGCTGAATGAGAAAGTGAAGAGCACCCTGTCACATGCG GTGGCTGCTGCTCCTTGGTGGTCACCAGTAAAAGGTGCAGACTGGAGACATCCAGAAGGGCCAGATTCAACCACAAAGCACAG AATGAATCATCCTGTGCTGCATGTGTCCTGGGCTGACACTCAGTCTTACTGTCGCTGGGCCGAGCGGAGACTCCCTACTGAAGCCGAGTGGGAGTTTGCCTGTAGAGGAGGACTGCAGGATAG GCTGTACCCGTGGGGCAATAATTTAATGCCCAGAGGGCAGCACTATGCTAACTTGTGGCAGGGAGATTTTCCTACTCGCAACACAGCAGAGGATGGCTATGCTAACACATCACCG gtgatgtcatttcctgccAATGGCTTTGGTCTGTATGACATGGTGGGGAATGCGTGGGAGTGGACAGCAGACTGGTGGAATATCCATCACAAtacagaagaaaagaaaaacccT AAAGGACCAGAATCGGGGATAGACAGAGTCAAGAAAGGAGGCTCTTATATGTGCCACAAG tCATACTGCTACAGGTACAGGTGTGCAGCCCGTAGTCAGAACACCCCTGACAGCTCTGCCTCTAACCTGGGCTTCCGTTGTGTCTCGGACCCTGATCCATAA